A window of Anomaloglossus baeobatrachus isolate aAnoBae1 unplaced genomic scaffold, aAnoBae1.hap1 Scaffold_2476, whole genome shotgun sequence genomic DNA:
ttgaataaatccaccggggtcagtatttggttttcagttgggctttgaagactggcacgagctgccaacctctttgctgtccctccaatcccatcacagggcgactttccatgactggtaccaaaaaaattccattcagcgcattgtggtggcacaagttgagaaaatttttgaaatttttgtactgggctgcagatccatagctgaagcaacaattccagaccacttagactgaacattatggcttgggaaccaacaaaagatacacaatattaggcttgggatcctaggcaaagacacccaccctcaggcttcggaacctgcgataaagagaccacccgtgGCTGGCCTTGCacagctatcggccatggctcctaggcgatggggctgccaattctcgaaagacagcattattacaactcttaataggattataagaccaattcttagtgAATTGGTTTTGGTATAACCACCATGAACCAACgctagggtttgaatagtgcagttaccattcattgcgtattaataaataacaccatgttcagtggcatttttcttttcttaaactgagagactccaaaacaaaccccaatgatccttgtagagaaaaatgtgctctttcaaatgatatcagaattaatatattttaggggtaccctttttgagaaatttgacctaaaaataggtaaaattcgtttatttatagtttttcatcatatgtgggtgtgaatatttccacaaatacatatgctttgaccgtgatattgcagcaatgcaaagtcatgtagatgtttggtgtacagggcaaagcaccagttactattgtttTTTGGTATTGAGTtacatatgggcaaagttaggcataaattttatgcaacacgttttacaagctactttgacacaaaattgcggccgaaatattgttttgtcatagccggtaataattttatcgtgtttagcagcaaaagttgagctagtatgccaaatttcagcatcatagccagtatagaactctaatggctatgtgccaaagtttgcaaaatcctcttagctgaagccgcaggcttggtgggacctccagtgaaaggtcaacagtgcccaatgtatttgagatctggccctaaaattttacagaacctcttttcaaacatacatgtacatccttataaattttcaacaaaatcggagaaggtcgagtggggaccactggtccacttgacatggaatgacccaaacATCTGCTAAATTCTGAATGCAAGAAtggctcctctactgtgtgggttttctcatagtcgacaagacttgatttaccagttaaacatttcaattattcacaacatgaaaaaggtttctttcATGTGCAgtctcttcacatgtttaacaagatctgatttctgagaaaaacatttcccacattcaaaacataaaaatggtttatcccctgtgtgaacctttccatggtcaacaagagatgatttcctagtaaaacatttaccacattccaggcatgaaaatggcttctctcctgtgtgagatctttgatgtgtaacaagatatgagcttagaataaaacatttcccacattctgaacatgaaaatggtttatcccctgtgtgaacctttccatggtcaacaagagatgatttcctagtaaaacatttaccacattccaggcatgaaaatggcttctctcctgtgtgagatctttgatgcctaacaagctcTGACTTcagcttaaaacatttcccacattctgaacataaaaatggcttctcccctgtgtgaattctttgatgcacaacaagttctgatttccaattaaaacatttcccacactctgaacatgaaaatggcttcgcccctgtgtgatttttctgatgtctaacaaggtatgatttctgaataaaacatttcccacactctgaacatgaaaatggcttctcccctgtgtgatttttctgatgtctaacaagttctgatttctgaacaaaagatttctcacactctgaacaagaaaatggcttctcccctgtgtgatatttttgatgataaataaggtttgattttcgagcaaaacatttctcacattctgggcatgaaaacggtttctcccttgtaggatcGGTTTCATGTTCCATAtcacttctgtaacttttattttgcttacaattctgtgataaatcagaattttggacttgtttgaaaagatcatgtgataaagctttccgaggaaggactggaggtatatctgggacagcagcatgctcttcatatgtatcatgtgtgatactgtcatcatctgttataaattctgaagatattaaatTTCCATCTGAacccccaatacagt
This region includes:
- the LOC142262558 gene encoding uncharacterized protein LOC142262558 isoform X1; this encodes MDMDRDKMAERILHLTLEILFRLTGEDYTVVKKTSSERCQAPVSEGWERPLSPITGPPPHPPIHEDINDQKILELAYKMIELLTGEVPMRCQDVTVYFSMEEWEYLEGHKDLYKDVMMEVPQPLTSPVLSNKRTTPERCPRPLLPQDCKQEDPDVPQDVFPPALSTDDCIGGSDGNLISSEFITDDDSITHDTYEEHAAVPDIPPVLPRKALSHDLFKQVQNSDLSQNCKQNKSYRSDMEHETDPTREKPFSCPECEKCFARKSNLIYHQKYHTGEKPFSCSECEKSFVQKSELVRHQKNHTGEKPFSCSECGKCFIQKSYLVRHQKNHTGAKPFSCSECGKCFNWKSELVVHQRIHTGEKPFLCSECGKCFKLKSELVRHQRSHTGEKPFSCLECGKCFTRKSSLVDHGKVHTGDKPFSCSECGKCFILSSYLVTHQRSHTGEKPFSCLECGKCFTRKSSLVDHGKVHTGDKPFLCFECGKCFSQKSDLVKHVKRLHMKETFFML
- the LOC142262558 gene encoding uncharacterized protein LOC142262558 isoform X2; amino-acid sequence: MDMDRDKMAERILHLTLEILFRLTGEDYTVVKKTSSERCQAPVSEGWERPLSPITGPPPHPPIHEDINDQKILELAYKMIELLTGEVPMRCQDVTVYFSMEEWEYLEGHKDLYKDVMMEVPQPLTSPVLSNKRTTPERCPRPLLPQDCKQEDPDVPQDVFPPALSNDCIGGSDGNLISSEFITDDDSITHDTYEEHAAVPDIPPVLPRKALSHDLFKQVQNSDLSQNCKQNKSYRSDMEHETDPTREKPFSCPECEKCFARKSNLIYHQKYHTGEKPFSCSECEKSFVQKSELVRHQKNHTGEKPFSCSECGKCFIQKSYLVRHQKNHTGAKPFSCSECGKCFNWKSELVVHQRIHTGEKPFLCSECGKCFKLKSELVRHQRSHTGEKPFSCLECGKCFTRKSSLVDHGKVHTGDKPFSCSECGKCFILSSYLVTHQRSHTGEKPFSCLECGKCFTRKSSLVDHGKVHTGDKPFLCFECGKCFSQKSDLVKHVKRLHMKETFFML